The DNA segment tataaaattactaaATTCTGTATTGTATTTTAGTTTTCTGATTTAGCATCTGTTCGTAATAACCTTTTGTTTTTGCAGGTTTTTTACTAAAGAAGAGCGCCAAAACTAATGGTTGGAGTAAGAGATGGTTTGTCTTAAATGAAAAGACAGGAAAGGTGAGTCAGCTCAGACTTCTGGTTGCCTTCTTGTTTAAGTTTGGTATTTTTCcattttgtttatttgatcttttttaattgttttgagGATTAATATTTCTGCTACTTCGGTTCTGtatattcaattatttttcagTTATAATATGTCAATGATTCATTGAACAAGTCCTGTTGTGGTTTTGTTGAGAGAACATTTGTTTAAGTCTCTCATATTTgataagaaaataaatcttttcATTGGTTTTTTTTGGGGCTGTATTTAGACAATCTCTTGGTTACTTATTGGTTGACTCACTCATTCTCTGAATAAATTCTTTATATGTTCCTGCAGCTTGGATATACCAAGAAACAGGAAGAACGACATTTTCGTGGTGTCATCACTTTGGAGGTAATTATTGGCCTTGTAGCTCTCTTATGAATGTGCCTTCACTTTTAcaccttttatttttttccctttatgTTGTCAGAGTTTGTTTAAATCCTTTAGATTATTCCAGCTAAGTCCGTAGAAACTAGAAATCAGGTCATTCAGTATATTTTGTTCGCCAACAGTTTGGCTATGGAAGATTTATATGGACAACTCACAACTAGGTTCTAGTGGAGTGCAAAGAGCGAATTGAACAAACAAATCTGCGATAAAAGCTGGAGTTTAGTTCTTTAGCAATGAGGAATTACGAGTaatttccatttaagttttgtTATGGAGGTTTCATAGTTGTCAAAAGTGCGCGTCTGGTGCAGTCATGTGCGGGCCATGCGCCTAGGCGATGCGGTTGGCAAAGCCCCTTAGGTGCATGCCTTTGATAGATCCAAGTCGCGCCTTTTGTAGATATTGGGTGCTTCATGGAATCCATGCTGATCTGTTATGGATTTTGGTTTAAAAAGGAACCCAGGCCGAGCCCAAACCTGAATTACCCAATCATAAAGCTGTCGATTTGttaatcatttaaatgtttaataCATAACCCCACGACGTGCAGCCACCCTTCTTTCTGTTACGGCAATTAAATTCTTCTGTTTTTTTAACAGGGATTAAATTATAATCCAGCGTGAACTCTTCCTTCTCTGTATTCTTTGCAACAACAAAGTCCTAATTTCTTCATAGAATCTAACAGCTCTCTCTTCCTTTACCAAGTCATGTCCTTGGTTCTTTGGTATGCCTTACTTCGATAAGACGTACGCCTCACCTTGTGTCTTAGGCTCCTGAACACCTATGCGTGTTAGTGTGCCTTTTGTTTTTCATTACCATGGGTGACTTGCAAAATAAATTGCACATGTGGAAGATGCTAGAAATTGCAAATGCTGGTCTCACCTGACACAAAAAGAGTAGAAATATTTCCTGATTAAATTCTGcccattttttttcttatatgtCAGTGCCACGGTTACTTGAGTTAACCCACTGTCATGCATAGATCAACCAAACAATCAGCGAGAAGCTCAAGTTTTATCCCCTGAACATTGGATGAATTCAGGAACATGGATGCTTTGGAAGATTTTGTTGCTAGAACTTTGGAGGAAGTACATTGGGGTCCAAGGAATTAAACATATTTGAAATTGCAGGAGATATAATAAACTCCAATGGTTTCTTGGTTTggaccaaaatatatttttatcccATGAGGGGCCCATTAGTGAAATATATTACTTCCCAAGTGGCAAGTAAATCTTGTGGGAAAATAGGAGGCAAGTAATTTAATGTTCCTGAAATAATTGATGTTTAATACTAATCAATCTTGTAATATTTGGTTGAGATTATCAGGAATGTAATTTGGAAGAAGTGTCAGAGGATGAAGAAGCTCCTCCGAAGAGTTCTAAAGATAAGAAAGCAAATGGTCCGGTTGCTGAAAAAGCACCCAGTCTTGTATTCAAGATAACAAGCAGGGTTCAGTATAAGACCGTTCTTAAAGGTACtgtaaatattttcttgaaccTCTTGCTGAACTTATTTTCGTATGAGTAACAGATGTATTAACTTGAAGCTCATCCATGTTTGCAGCCCATAGTGCTGTTGTTTTGAAGGCTGAGAGTTTGCCAGATAAGGTAGAGTGGTTGAACAAGTTAAGAAATGTTATTAGTTCTAAAGGAGGTCAAGTGAAGGGCGAACCTGGTCCTCAAATACGGCAAAGTCTTTCTGATGGTTCTCTGGTAAGTAAACTTTCACTCTGTTTCAAATTCATGCTGAATGTGTGTTCCTTGAAACTGTCGATCAGCTTGATTGCTCTGCATTTTCATCTTTTGGGggcttatcaaatttcaattttttattccaTATGCACTTGTTCAAATTGTTTTGGGAGTTTTGTGGATATAACCTGAATGTTCGGTTTTGTTTTGTGAAAACTGTAGATGCCAGAATCGCATAAGAAATTGTTGtataagattattttaaaattttaaaacagaaGATTTTGGGAATGTAATATAATAAtgtcatatttatttgatggaaaTTTTAGTTAAAAGTAACAAATATGTGATTTGAGAAAAAGAAACTAAAAATGAATGATAGCGATTGGTTTTTGTTTTGGGGATGTACTATTCCGAAAACCAAAACAAGGCATGTATGTTGCTGTTGTATGTGCCAATTTGTTCCATTGCACGTGTTTACAAATTTTCAGATGGTTGACCTGCAAACAGTTGTTTGTGTTAAATAAAGACACACATAGGGTTCAATTTTGTTTGCCGCATATAGGACACTATGGCGAGAAGACCTGCAGATCCGGAAGAGGAACTTCGATGGATGGCTCAGGAAGTGCGAGGTTATGTTGAAGCCGTTCTCAACAGTCTGGCTGCCAATGTTCCAAAGGTCAGTGTTAACAAAAGCTTTAATTGCAGTTTGTTTATCTTAAGCGACATTTAAGTTACATTATCTTTGGTTTCAGGCCGTTGTTCTTTGCCAAGTAGAGAAGGCAAAAGAAGACATGCTTAACAAATTATACATTTCTGTCAGGTTAGTTTCATTTCCGTTGTCTAATTTGTTTATTGGACAATGCTTCATCttatattttcttgattgtggTGTTTTGACttgaaaaagagaagagaataCCGATGTTCCAATTTCTGAAGCTTGTTCAAATCTATATTGAAACATTTATCAGTTTCTAAACCAATTTTATGCTTTGCAatctttttcctttcatctcatTTTTTGCTCTTGTGTAAGTGGTTTGACATCATTTAATTGGAATGATAGTGCTCAAAGCACGGTGAGAGTGGAAGAACTGCTTCAGGAGGATCAGAATGTCAAGCGAAGAAGGGAACGGTACCAGAAACAATCCTCGCTTCTATCCAAGCTTACCAGGCAACTAAGTATTCACGACAATCGAGCTGCGGCAGCTTCTGGATTTTCCAGTGAAGGTGGATCAGGTGATTTTAACTTTCAAACTTTTCATCCTTGGGTCAAAATCTAGTTGGAATCAGTGTAGGTTCCTCGAGAAAGAAAACCAGGATATAAACTCACCGAGGCATCTCAAGTTGAACAGTTAGATGAGTGATCTTCATCTAGTTTTTGTCTCAAAATACTAGTAATGAAAACTTTGACAGGATGTCGTGTTTCAAGTCGCTTTGTCTCTTTTTCAGGCAGTTGGGATTGTAATGGGAGCTTAACTTCTGTATTTTTTACATCACAATTCCCATATTTTCATCTTCTCCCATTATATCTTCTCATTTAGACGTGTATTTCTTTACCATACTGTGCAGATAGTAGTCCGACTGCTTCTGGCTCGTCACCAGGCAATGATTGGAGAACTGCATTTGATGCTGCTGCCAATGGTTCAACCGAATCATATGGGGATTCTAGATCCAACGGTCACAGCCGCCGCTACAGTGACCCTGCCCAAAATGGTGATGTTAACCCTGGGACCAATTCTGGTAGCCGCCGCACGCCTAACAGGTTGCCACCTGCTCCTCCCGCATCCGGCTCTGGTTATAAGTACTAAATTTGAATGGATAATTTTTGACAATCGATTCTTGCAAGTCTTGTTGGGTGGCCGGTTTATTTAAGCATCTTATGAGCTCTCATCGAGCTCAAATCTTGTTATAGTAGGTATGTAGAATTGGTATACACGTCTTTGTAGATAATATTACGACGATTAATGTTGTCACATTTTTATGTATTGCAGTCGCTATGTATTTGTTTGGAAACACTTGATCTTTTGTTTGTCCGTTTCTGGAGACGACATATGTATTTGTCCTTGATAAGAGgatattattttttctatacATGCATTTTACTTGTCTTGCGGCTGTGTTACTGGTTACTTCTAGTTGGGCTTCCGAGGGTCTCCAGACTAGTTTCTTTATTCGCCTGGGTAGAAGTTTGGTGTCAAAGAGCAAGACCATTCGAGTTATGAACCGATTTTAACTGAACAAATGGACTTTACAAAAGAATAATTAATGAATTagtgaaatcaaaattttcaaatgataaaaataatcaatctTATCGAGTTGAAAGATATATGataaagaattttattttcctaattcGATGCATTAATCTATTCGATTGCTGAAAgccaattaaataataatttgtgttatttaaaattagttattATTAATGAATCAACCGAATTAATTGTCGGACTCCTTTGAAATGTTAACTGAGTTGAATTTTTGCAAACCTCTTGATAATAGATGGATTGATATACATGTGTTTGGTTCTAATTCGTCAATAACGTTAACAAAATCactattttttaatgttttttcaaataataattgtattattttataaGTATAATTAatccattattttaaaatcataccaaacactaTATATTTTATCACACTGTCTcaattatcatcaactttctttttcttatcaTTTTGATTATACACCCTTCACTTATTTCATTAACAAAGTGATATCTAATAGCGATAACGTGGTTCCCTGCGTTTATTACTGGGGAATATCTAAAATATATATAGGTCATTTTACGCATCTACAAGAGAATCATATTCTTGTGTTCCTTGgtataatatataacaaaacaTCTTCTTTCTCAAGCTTTTAATTGTTTCACCGGAAATGAATCAATGCAAGtgcaataattattaaaatttgaggGGGAAAAAGGAATCAACAACACGATTTGGTGTAAACCGAGATTAAGATAAGAACTTCCcacaaaatgagaaaaaaaaatatatataatctctGAGATCCTGACAGATAAGTTGGTTTTCGTATATGATATCATTTGGCTATTTACATTGTTTGTATAATTTCCATAGagtaatataattttgatttaaggataaaatttttttcaattatttaattgttttcacCAATGAGCATACGTTTTAAAATCATTTGCAAATCCGAGCATTTTAGGGAGGGAAGGTAGACGACAAGAAACTGAACTACTCAATGAAATTAGGAGGGTTAAACTCAATTATGGAGAATTAtatattgacaaaaacttgtgtgagacggtctcacgggttgtattttgtgagacgaatctcttatttaggtcatctatgaaaaattattattttttatgctaagagtattagtttttattgtgaatattggtagagttgacccgtctcacagataaaaattcgtgagaccatctcacaaaagacctactcttatatattaaactttaattttcttttgttggtTAAAGATAATCATCCTCTTACTACAGTTGGATCCACCCTTTCTTCAAAAGTCAATTTGTTTGATTGGATCTAACAAGCAGAATTCACCTAATATCATCCCAACTACTATAAATTCgctttaaaaaatttttatggCCGAAGCAAAGATGCAACAACTTATCTGTCTCGCACGCTAGAAACAATTATTAGTTCTTTTGTCCCCATCAAACAACAGCCCTTTACTTCATTTTCAAGGGAGatcaaaatttccaaacaaaCTCATAAAAGTCATGCATTATTTTTCTAGCAATTGATCAAGAAACTTCATCTTCAAAACTTCCCTCCCCTTTCTCTCATTGTAGAAGTTGTGGGGATCGACCAAGACTTCTTGGAATTGGTTGATCAGTATTTCATTGAAAATTATCGAGAAAGGACTCGAAAACAAGAAAAACACAAGGAAAGAAAACATGAGAGGTAAACCACAACACCCCATTAATCTGAAGATCGTTTTCATTTGCTTTTTATTCCTTTTCTTTCTCTTCTTGATCATAAGAACGGGTTTCCCCTACTCTAAGCAGATTACAACAACACTTGATTCCTCAATCCTACAGATGAATTCGTCTAATGTTCATGAAGAACAATTGCCAACAGATTGCCCAACTCTTCCTTTGCTGCCAACTTGCAATAAAATCACATCTTCTTTAGCACACTCACTAGTTCACTATGCAACCTTAAACATCACTCCACAACAAACCTTCAAAGAAATATCCGTATCCCTAAAAGTACTCGAAAAAAAGTCACCATGCAACTTCTTAGTATTTGGTTTAGGCCACGACAGCCTAATGTGGACATCACTGAACCATGGAGGCCGCACAGTTTTTCTTGAAGAAGACAAATCATGGATCGAgcaaatccaaaggaaaatccCATCCTTAGAATCATACCATGTCGTGTATGACACAAAGGTGACACAAGCCGAAGAGCTCCTGGAAATTGGCATCAAAGAAGAGTGTAAAGAAGTGAGTGATCCAAGATTCTCAAAATGTCAACTTGCTTTAAAAGGCTTACCAAATGAAGTGTACGATATTGAGTGGGATCTCATCATGGTGGACGCGCCAACCGGATACTTCGATGGAGCACCAGGGAGGATGACTGCAATTTACACTGCAGCATTGATGGCAAGAAATAGGGAAAATGGTGAGACTGATGTATTTGTGCATGATGTGAACAGGGAGGTCGAGGATAAATTCTCATCGACATTCTTATGTGAAGGATATTTGAGAGAACAAGAAGGGAGATTAAGGCATTTCACATTACCAAGCCACAGGACACGTTTAGGCAGATCTTTTTGTCCATAAAAAACTCGTTCAACCCGCTAAATTCTATGCTGCAAAGATATTTCAGCCACTCATTCATTGATGCATGTTGTCACCTGGGGAATTCAAGAGGGAGGTTTTTTTTTAGTTGTATTTGCTGTTTACTTGTATGTCAGTGCTTGATTAAATGCATcatatttgatattttcttcATCCTTATATGATTTTCGACAAAAACATGATATAAATTCTTGTACAGATATGAACTACGCAAACATTAAAATGTAATACATACCTTGTTCCACTTCGCATTCGCAATATTAGGGCATGTAAATGAGATTGTGATGCCAATAGGCAATAGAGCGATGTAAATTTGATACGCCATCTCGCTTATGAAGGCTCCCACCCGTGTCCAGGCACAACACTCACCATGAATTTCCCAGGAATGCGGCAAGAATTTTAATTCCAAAATAGACTGTTACAGTTGGAGAGATATTACACAAGACCAAGCATAACTTCTAGGAGCAATTCATGCATCAGAAGCTTCTCAAATTTGAGGAAAAATCTGGAAACAAAGTGGTCTATAAGCTGTCCAATTCATCGTATAAAGATATCTGATAAGGTATTTGAtccaacttaaattaacttGAATAAAAGATAACCAAAGACTTTAGTTCTAAGAAAAGCAGATGTTAGCTGCTATACGTCAAGGCTCGTAATATGGTAAATTTCCTTTATTGTTGACAGCAAACAATTACAAATATGATAAATGTCATCCGACTTCGACTTTTTCGGGCATATGATGCATCAAAGCCATGCAGTGAACCACAggtaatttgaaataaaagtaTCATACTAATCGCCTGTAATAAATCATCATATAGCAATCGGGTAAAGACAAATTTCCACTTGAAGGTGATCTATCATTTTACTTTCCCCGAAACCCGccattttcttcaagaaatggGTAGTCGGTATAGCCTAAAACAGGTTCGGGTGCATAAAACGTCTCCCTTTGATATTTGTTCAGAGGAGCATCAAGCTCAAATCTCTTCGGTAAATCTGGATTAGCCAAGAAATGGCGACCATATGCAACAAGATCAGTACGATTTTCAGCCACAGCTATGTTGCCATCTTCCCTATCATACCCACCAGCAACAATGAAAGTGCCTTTAAATGATTTTCTCATTGGGGCAAGACTCTCTGGACATTCAGCTTTTACCCCAGCAGATATCATCCTTGGTTCAATCATGTGGCAGTACAGGATCCTATATTTGTTCAAGGCATCAGCCAAATAAAGGCCAAGGGCTTCAGGGTTTGAGTCTCCACAGTCAATATAAGTCGCAAAGGGAGAAAGCCTAATCCCAACTCGGTCAGCTCCTATTTCATCACTCACAGCTTCAACTATTTCAAGACCGAACCGACAACGGTTCTCCACAGAACCACCATATTGATCAGTTCGGTCATTCGCTTGATCTTTGAAAAATTGTTCTATCAGATAACCACGTGCACCATGGATCTCAACCCCATCAAAACCTGATGTTAAAAGTAATACGTTTGTCAAAGAGCGAACAAATATTTTCCTAAAAGGTAGAGAAAATTTGTCAATTTTCAAGCAAATCCCATagcattaaataaattatatgtcAAACAAAAGAATCGCACCAGCTTCTATAGCATTTCTTGCAGCAATCCTGAAATCATTAACAATTTTAGGAATTTCATCTGTCCTTAGTCGGCGTGGAGGGGAAAATGGAGACACATCCACACCATTAGCTCGTATTTGTGGGTTTAATTCCCTATCTGTGCTAGATATAGGAGACTTCCCATTTGGCTGAAACCCTGTAAACGACACGAAGATCAAAATAATGTAGCATGCATGTAATCCTTCACTTCAATGCTAATGGAGAACATAGTTTGCTACAAGCATAAAACATTCAACAACACAAGGCCCAAACAATGTTGCAATCAATGCTTGAGGCATACCATCATCCAGATCATTCCAAATTCGTTTTCTCTCTCTTTCTTGAGCCCAGAAAACATAGGGGATCAAATACCGGATTGATGCAAATCAAACAATACGGAACTCAATGTAACTTACAGTAACATCAATGAGAGATAAGTGTTCAGGGAATCACCGGTGTTCGAAACCCTTCCAGCGTGCCAAATCTGGCAAAAGAAGACAGCTCCTTTGGCATGAACTGCTTCTACTATGGGTTTCCATGCGTCAGTTTGTTCCTTTGTCCATATTCCTGGTGTATTTGGATACCTTACATCGAACAAGATTGAGTTCTTAGTAGCCAGAGATTATCAGAACCGTAGTTcaataatatttacaaaaatacagACTTGACATGCAGCTGCCGGGATGGGAGGCAGGAGTGTCATGGGGCAGACAAATATaagttttagaaaaattataaacaaaatttttatttctgtTTGTAAATGCCCCGATGTAAACTTACCCATGAGCTGTGTCAGAAACTCCGGTGGCTTCACTCAAGAGAAAACCCCCTTTGGTTGCTTTTTGAGAATAGTACAGGATAGCATGAGGTTGAGAAACATTATTAAAAGATCTCTGCCTAGTCAGTGGTGCCAAAACAATTCTGCAAAATACAGTTTACACaattagaattcaaaatttcctacGATTAGCTCTCTGAAATCACCGTCAATCATTCATAttccatcaaaatcatcatacaACTAAGAATCACCCATATAAATCAACAGGGTCTGCTAAAGATCAAATCTTGATGCTCCACATATTCTCAAAGAATAACATTCTGACATATATACACAAATCCATGAATAAAAACGAAACTCGGGTGGGATTTCTTGAACAGGTAATGAATACCTATGAGAAAGCTGAAAATTTCCCATTTTGTAAGGAGTGAGAAGTGGGATTTGCTGCTTCACTTCTTCCTCCCTCATCTCACTTCCCATATTCGGCCGCATTTCACCCACCTCACTAGAAAAAAATGGAAGTAAGAACGTGATTTACAACTGCAGAGAGGGTGTTTTTTGTGTGCAATTTATATATCTCCACAATCCACTGAAAGATGGAGGCAGCCAGTAGACCTGAGGAGAGCGAGGAGTCTTTTCACGGCAAGTAACGTGGTAAATAGTCCACGACATTGATGACCACAAGAAGAACGCTACAATGATTCGTTAGTAGTACATAAATATCAGTAATTGTAAACGAGAAAATACACGTGGTCTCTTTATAATCATGGGACGAAGTAGTGTCTACAACATAATGCTAGAATCGAACTAACCCCTTAAAATCTACGGGTTTTTTCTATTCACATAGGATACAGAAATGATATTGACACATGAAAAAAGTTCAGCCACAAATTAGAATACAGAGAAAGTTCAATGCTCGGATATCTGGGCATCTTAATGACTATTTGTAGGTAGGTATGCATGCAACCATGTTTTAA comes from the Primulina huaijiensis isolate GDHJ02 chromosome 8, ASM1229523v2, whole genome shotgun sequence genome and includes:
- the LOC140982614 gene encoding glucuronoxylan 4-O-methyltransferase 1-like isoform X1 yields the protein MRGKPQHPINLKIVFICFLFLFFLFLIIRTGFPYSKQITTTLDSSILQMNSSNVHEEQLPTDCPTLPLLPTCNKITSSLAHSLVHYATLNITPQQTFKEISVSLKVLEKKSPCNFLVFGLGHDSLMWTSLNHGGRTVFLEEDKSWIEQIQRKIPSLESYHVVYDTKVTQAEELLEIGIKEECKEVSDPRFSKCQLALKGLPNEVYDIEWDLIMVDAPTGYFDGAPGRMTAIYTAALMARNRENGETDVFVHDVNREVEDKFSSTFLCEGYLREQEGRLRHFTLPSHRTRLGRSFCP
- the LOC140982614 gene encoding glucuronoxylan 4-O-methyltransferase 3-like isoform X2 encodes the protein MNSSNVHEEQLPTDCPTLPLLPTCNKITSSLAHSLVHYATLNITPQQTFKEISVSLKVLEKKSPCNFLVFGLGHDSLMWTSLNHGGRTVFLEEDKSWIEQIQRKIPSLESYHVVYDTKVTQAEELLEIGIKEECKEVSDPRFSKCQLALKGLPNEVYDIEWDLIMVDAPTGYFDGAPGRMTAIYTAALMARNRENGETDVFVHDVNREVEDKFSSTFLCEGYLREQEGRLRHFTLPSHRTRLGRSFCP
- the LOC140982613 gene encoding putative 12-oxophytodienoate reductase 11, with translation MRPNMGSEMREEEVKQQIPLLTPYKMGNFQLSHRIVLAPLTRQRSFNNVSQPHAILYYSQKATKGGFLLSEATGVSDTAHGYPNTPGIWTKEQTDAWKPIVEAVHAKGAVFFCQIWHAGRVSNTGFQPNGKSPISSTDRELNPQIRANGVDVSPFSPPRRLRTDEIPKIVNDFRIAARNAIEAGFDGVEIHGARGYLIEQFFKDQANDRTDQYGGSVENRCRFGLEIVEAVSDEIGADRVGIRLSPFATYIDCGDSNPEALGLYLADALNKYRILYCHMIEPRMISAGVKAECPESLAPMRKSFKGTFIVAGGYDREDGNIAVAENRTDLVAYGRHFLANPDLPKRFELDAPLNKYQRETFYAPEPVLGYTDYPFLEENGGFRGK